In Zingiber officinale cultivar Zhangliang chromosome 1A, Zo_v1.1, whole genome shotgun sequence, the DNA window ATATTGAGAAACATGTCCGCTCAGCCAAATTATTCCGCAGCTTACTTCTCAGGACATCGAAAATCCGCCATAACAAGTTGGATTATAGAGTAATGTGGGTAGATTCTTCCTTCGTCAATTGTTGTTTGATCTAGCAGTTTCATTGGGGTATTTCGCCTTcctcaaggagatcgtcatatGAAACAGGAATGCGCATCCTATCCGCCAACTTTTTACGCTCTTTAACTGGCTCAGATGATATAAGTTGCTGCTGACCATTTGCTCCAGCTTCAGAAGGGTTTAATGCTTCCCCTGCCGCTGATGGTATACTGGAATTCTTGAAGGTACCCTCAGTGTTTGTTGTTGCCGTCTTTCCTTTTGATACCTTCAGCTGCTTCTGAAAAAAAACGCATCCCTGGAAAGTTAGTCATCCACACAACATAAAATATAGAGCAAAGTGAAATAGTAACCTTTAAGCGGACTGGAAAGATCATAAAAGCTACTTGGAGAAGTCATGTACTTAAAAATGCGCTTGAAACATGTTTCACCCTACCAACTTACATTGGTTTAACTATTTCTCGATATATGCTAATGCATTTCCAATGATTAAATTCACCAATTCTGTAGGTCATTTTATTGAATAAAAGAACAACTCAAATGTGTGAACCGATACCTCAAATTCCCTTCCTCTAGCCATAATTTCCTTGTATGCCTTTGGTTcgcgagtttttaaaatattaaatagaaTACCACCGCTTGTGCGGTAGCGCCGACCATCATTAGTCTTCTGGCCGCCACAGCTCAGGATGGCATCAACCTGCATTTGGAACAAAAATCCATTGGTTACATAAAATTGAAAAGGTAAGAGAACAGTAAAATAAATCATGTTTAGATAAGCAAATCGATCAATTTCATGTTACCCTGTTGCTACAATGGCACAGGGAAGTAAGAGCTCTAAAATTCTAACAATCTGGTCATTTGCATGAATAATCCCACACAACATCCTACCGGGACTGAGcaacaacaaaatcaattatcagGAAGGGAGCTTTCATCACAAAGTGGCTGTGTGTGAAAGGATTGGTACACTAGAACATACCAGGATACACTACATTATAGACACAGCGGCATTATAAGGGGCATCAACTGGGTATTAGATGCCAAGGATTTTATTCTCAACAAAGTGGAATTGTTCCAGATGCCCTCCCACATTTTTCCTCAGTTCATCATCAGATCTCCTCTTTTGCATCTATACATTGTTGTGACAATTAAGTAAATGCGCTGAATTAGCACTACAAATGTGCTTTGTCTTTTCTCTAGTCTCCCCAAACAAGCAATATATTCAAAGTATAGATCAGTATATCTTGACATATATATTGCAATGGAGCAACACAAAGCAAGGTAAGAACCAAAATTTATCGATAAGCAATGAAAGATGTATCTTAGCTCCGTCCTACTAGAATCCAAATGCATAGGTTCCATTTTAAGAGCAAAAGAAAcatatagttttaaaagagaattttcagattattggattaagtttctgaaggggagccttggcgcaacggtaaaattgttgctttgtgaccaaaaggtcgggttcgaatcctagaaatagcctcttgcaaaaagcaaggtaaggctgcatacaatggatccttccccgggatcccGCATAGCAagagcttcatgcaccgggctgcccttatTGGATTAAGTTTCTGTGAAATGAAATATAGGTAACTGAAAGAGCAATCTCTTATGGCAAACAGATTGGAGAAGTGTTGGAAATACATTAGGTATCAACCTTTTGGGTTGAATTTGTGTGCCCAATCCCAGTAGTCGGAAACCTGAATGTAATTAAGTCTAATATAATTGTGATATTATAATGGGAAAATGTTGTCAGTTGATGGCTGAAAAATTTTTGCTTCAAAAATTGAGAGGGTTAAAATTTTATGATATGAAGCTTGATGTTTTCCAGTTTGAAAAGCAAGTGACTTCAACATCTGAAAGAAAAAAGTTGAAGTTGATATTTATAGTTCCAAGCTAGAGAATCAAGGTTCAAGaataaagattaagaaaagacttaACCAGCATGACTAAAGCAACCAGACTGTATAGCTGACAAGGATAAGAGGAATCAAAGTTAATCATTGTCCAAATTAAGTAACGTTATGGAGTTAGTCCAGACTAACCGCcatggtgcatcaagtaaatttAGGTCAGTGTTAAAATCTGTTGTGTATTTGTATATTTTGCGGTTGTAACAACTCTGACTGGAATACTCTCGCCAAAGATAGAGATTGTTTATATTTGCAAAAGTGTttcataataaatattattttaggcGGACTCAACTTCATTTGAGATTTAGCTTAAAACAAGATAGAAATGTGGCACTTGGGAATCCAAAAATGCAGAGGATATCTGCTATGATACATCAAAGGAAACCAAAGACAAATAGGCAAAGAATATAACGGCAAAACTAGCTTACAACAGGATTATTAAGAATCTGTATTAGAACTGGAAGTTCagctagcatcatttacaacatcaattCCTAGAAGAaaacaacataaaataaaattttgttcctGCTTCAAACATAAAACATATTTCTACATAGGCATACCTCCTTAACAAGATCTTTGACAGCAGAGACACCAAGGCAACCTACTGCACTCCAAAGTAAGTAGGATTTGTGCTCTTTTAGATGCCTACATGTCTGTATCACAAACCTGTAATATATCAAAAGGAAAACAAAGCTCTGAACACTACCAATAGTTTTTAAACGAAAAGAAAAGTGCTTCAAAATGAACTGTAACAGCATTAATATAGTTCAAGTATTCCAATCTACTACAGGAGGAAAGAACAAATAAAAACCCGAAAAACTCATCGAGAAAGAGATATATTGGAACCTATTGATGTCGGCGATGCTGGAACCGGCGCCCCCATCATCGCCTCTGGCACTCCCCGCCGATCGATTCTTCTTCCTTTTACGGCACTTCTTACGGGGCTTCTTCCGACCTCCCTCCTCCGGAGGATCCCCACCTCCGACCGAGCGTGAGGGTGTACGTCCGCATCCGGCTTCTAGGGCTTCAAGGGCGTCCGGCATCTCGACGTCGCAGGCATCGGGGTCCTCTAGGGTTTCTTCTCCAGCGAGGTCGATCTCCTGGAATATGGCGTCCAACACACTCTCGCCGCCGTCCTCCATCTGGACCGAGCGCAACTGCCGCGAGAGGACAAGATGCTGCGGCTACTGCGGCGGTGGTCGAAGAATATATAACAGGAGGAGAATAAGAACCCATCGACCGGTTCATGAGTCGCATATACCGGTTTGATCGGATTGATTGAACCGCTCTATCGTttcttgattttttaaaattatctagaatcatttaaaatatattatcaggaatatttatatatatatagaaaaataataatatatgtagGGATTCCTACTGTTCATCATATCGGTAAGTTATTGCACAACAAGCTAATCAAAGATGAGCCCCCCCCCCCCAGAAAAAGGGAAAGGAAGGGTAAACAAAAACAAGAGGAAGGAAAAGTAAATTTTATCGTTGTATGCTCATAAATAGGTATAATTTCTTACCCCCAAATTGGGTGTAAagaatggggaaaattttattttaattttatccctCATTCAATTGATCAATTGAAGAGGTTTGCCTAGTCAACTTTGACGAATTCGACCTCCCAAGACTTGAGGTTCTTAATAGGGATCCTAGATCTGACGATGTCCTCGGAGGAGGACTTTGGAAGTGACAACATCGATGTACTTCTTGTAGTGCTCAATCATCTTGGCAAAAATCCTCGAGAAGATGTTGGGGAgggggattgttggtgcgggaagcatccgacgatcgaacccaagttttgataataacaaaggattcaaaattaagATTATGTGTTATCTAACATGTATGAATGAGatttttcaggaaagtcctaactacggttaggcaggaggaaaacccctaccaccctaggtcttagggggtggtaatcctaggtgaaggaaaaccctaaggggcggtaaccttagatcctaggggatggtaaccctaggtagataAAATACTAAGGAGgggtaatcttaggtcctaggggtggtaaccctgggtgatgaaaaatcctaaggggtggtaatcctaggtcgtagggggtggtaaccctaggcagaaagtccaataGGTCTGAAGGATTGGACTGACATCAgatatgctctcctgagtggagtatgtgaggacacgttccccagaagagggaacagtaggcgtcagttcgacctagggtttctggtcggaaatACGACGTCAGAACCGGACAGCCCGTGATTGTCATACtttcatattattatgtttattgtgtgtgctaactttgttttgcaggatatgtggttggtttgtggactaacatattttgcagggacaaaggaaCAAGAttagtctcggatgaacagtactcgagaCGCCCTCGTGGACCTTGAgatgcctcgggtgcaaaggaaaAGAGTTTGCGCAcagcggagctggaggcgccctcatggtagcttgaggcgcctcagacagcattgaggcgccttcaaggcttatggAGGCGCTTTCAACAAGATAGACGAAGACTTCATCTCAGCTTATCCACACACGGCTGACTCGGCGGTTGGAGGTGTCCTTAAGGgggtttgaggtgcctccaattgTCCTTATAAGGGGTCTAGACCAGCAGCCTTGGACAACAATTCTCAAGTGTTCTGACTCCTGTGTGTTGCTAACAAGGCGACCCAGAAGAGATgttacaagtctccgacgaccgcccgcccaccgctcttcaccggagacgacttcaaTTACTGGAatggtcggatggaggcatatctctagactcattttgaagtctggatgatcatcaaaaccgggTTGGAATTATCAACTGACGGCGCCGACAAGCCACTACCTTGCGAGAATTGCGATGCAGctctaatcaagaaggtagaagcaaatgtcaaagcaacctgcaccctccagtgtggcctgacAAAGGAGGAACCAACAGAGTAGGACTTTTTTCAAGTGCAAAGGAACTATGGCAAAAGCTGATCGAATTGCACGAGGGTACTTCAGACacaaaggtaagcaagagagaccttattttaaataaactatataacatTAAATTGCAGGAAAATGAAACGACAAGACAACTGCACGCCCACATACAAGACCTATTGAATGGACTCCACGCAATCGGCCAAAGGGTGGAGAAcagggacattataaggtatgcactcaacgcctttcctaggaataccctgtgggcatccatggtagatgcttacaaggtatccaaggatctctcgtcaataaagttagatgaacttttttctgagtttgaattgcatgagcagactaatgcacacccAACCGAAAAGGGTGtagctttggttgtaggtacaagcagaaggcgtagaatcaaacctgagtcggaagaagaaccagattcggacgatgacgacgacgagctcaCGACCGAACTTGTCAACCAGGTGAGGAAactctacagaaagaagaagggTTTCAACAAGAAGGGCGTTAGAAAGGtgatccaatccaaggaggcccaaccaaaggtgaagttcgaggtggcatgctacggatgcaatcaaaaggggcacatcaaggccaactgtccgaaccagaaagacgcgaagaaggccctgaaagcgacTTGGGgcgagtcttcttcagaagagtcCGACggtgaagaactcgaacagacgagtttctTCGTAATGACGGTCTGGGACCAAATCAacaaatccggaagcgaggacaaatcggaagccgagtccgagagaagccacagattcgtatccgtttccgaatggTCGAACTCCTTTGTAAGTAAATTTCGtttgtataatttaataaattacttaatgcgtaaactagctaagtctaatgttcggatcaagtcgcttctaaaggaagtaacatcccttaaagaagcgaTTAATACTGAATCCTTGGCTGAccctgttcagactggaacctcaactcaagtccaaaaacaggaagagaattccagcctgaaaactcaagtcaaagatttAAATACTGCATTGGaatggtttacactgggttccaagaatcttgacttgattcttggaaaacagaaagtcatatacaatcgatccggactaggatttaaagctaaaaagaaatATCGGTCTTATTTATCGCTTGTTAACAGACTGAATAGAAAGATAGTCTAAGCATCGGTacctaagtctaacttggttaatcaagttagatttggtcaatcaagttggacttggtcaatcaagttggacttggtcaatattgagtccccaaggatcaagtacattaccttgatagaccatatcgaggctatgattcaaGGGGGTCAATAGAAAAtttatcttaataaatagataaaattgcttgatgcttgtttaattttttttatttgatcgaTTTACAAGTAATAAATACGACTTGTATTTGTATTTGGCCTACTTCTTtaataaataagaaactaaattttctaaattagtaCCAAAAATGAGAGAGCTTACAATGGGTTTGGATAATGGCAAAGTTAACAGTGCAactaaaataaatagataaaattgtttgatgcttgtttatttttttttatatgcatgtttagattatgatagtttaaggacctaggcataatttacattTGTTCAGTTaaatctaggggtttcaaaaggaaaattaaatatatattttctttgaaaggctctgtctaagtggtggatgatctcatatccaagaaggcctagtgcctcgccacagcttgggaACCAATCTTCGAAATGTATACTTAATTAACcaattgaaaaatctaagtttaactcaaatataaattaatccttagaaataatctaaattaaagataatcatctcacaaaactacataagatttcctgattgaaaacttaaaaaCGGGTAAGATGAATCTAGGATGAATTTagtcaaattaatcaacttaattaaattaaattaatcaaattatttaactatattaaataattttttaaacttaactaagtcaaaaaaaaaaaaattaaaaaaaaacttatttaaaaatctttttaaaacttatttaaaaaatctttttaaaaaacttattcaaaaatcttttaaaaacttttattctttttttttaaaaaaaataattaaatataatcacATAAACTACGGACACATGGGTGTCActcggaggcgcctcccacacaagggaggcgccctcgAGAAGCGGCAGGAAAAGTCCCGTCAACTtgtcttaaggcgcctcggaccatatctgaggtgcctccaacaacgcCTTCAGGGCGCTTTCAAAgatgttgaaggcaccctcaacccaAAAATTTACAACGAACAGAAGTGATTCTGTTAGTCTTCTGCTCGCGATCCCCACGTACCAAATCGGTGATTTCttccttccaaggcgccttctgttggaaccccaaggtgttttgatgtgatcaaacaagctaagttaggtcctgcgcttgtttaacccttgtgtctaagtgtgcaggagcttaggaacacaggaagtcgagcggaagacacggctagcgagaaggacggcacgggagagagccgacgggctcggtgcgtctgagggacgaggtgaccgcggaagagtacaccggcggacgaggagaacgtgcacggcgttcgagggacgagaaaccgggaaggaaggttgctcgaggaaaaggccggaacatgggttcgggtgagccctattccggaaggccgagatcacccaagcaaacggagccggagcgaacagacccgtaccgagatgagctggaacgagacgagctgaaccggagtcgaaaagtcaacttatgttgacctt includes these proteins:
- the LOC122029207 gene encoding uncharacterized protein LOC122029207; the encoded protein is MEDGGESVLDAIFQEIDLAGEETLEDPDACDVEMPDALEALEAGCGRTPSRSVGGGDPPEEGGRKKPRKKCRKRKKNRSAGSARGDDGGAGSSIADINRFVIQTCRHLKEHKSYLLWSAVGCLGVSAVKDLVKEVDAILSCGGQKTNDGRRYRTSGGILFNILKTREPKAYKEIMARGREFEKQLKVSKGKTATTNTEGTFKNSSIPSAAGEALNPSEAGANGQQQLISSEPVKERKKLADRMRIPVSYDDLLEEGEIPQ